In Candidatus Sulfurimonas marisnigri, a single genomic region encodes these proteins:
- a CDS encoding Hsp20/alpha crystallin family protein, translated as MLITKYDPFQDLKEINKRFYNLSSAFPKLDLDFESSISGFVPVVNTREGEFAYHVDVDLPGVEKDDIKVDVEDNVLKISGERNFKKEVKEEDYYKVETSFGKFQRNFTLPNNVDAENISASSKDGVLEVIVPKVDVKKSKKDIKKIKVK; from the coding sequence ATGCTAATTACAAAATATGACCCGTTCCAAGATTTGAAAGAGATTAATAAAAGATTTTACAATCTTAGCAGTGCGTTTCCAAAGTTGGATTTAGATTTTGAGTCGTCAATTTCAGGTTTTGTCCCTGTAGTGAATACACGTGAGGGTGAGTTTGCATACCATGTTGACGTGGATCTTCCCGGTGTAGAAAAAGATGACATAAAAGTGGATGTTGAAGATAATGTATTAAAAATTTCCGGAGAGAGAAATTTTAAAAAAGAGGTAAAAGAGGAAGATTATTACAAGGTAGAGACATCATTTGGGAAGTTTCAAAGAAATTTCACTTTGCCAAACAATGTAGATGCTGAAAATATCAGTGCATCATCAAAAGACGGGGTTCTTGAGGTGATTGTTCCTAAAGTTGATGTCAAAAAAAGTAAAAAAGATATTAAGAAAATAAAAGTAAAATAG
- a CDS encoding Hsp20/alpha crystallin family protein — MNSINDTLKIIGSILIVVLLWQGYMIYELKNTIDGSSHSKSSVAVELLQSPGIVRLDPFREFQTMQQEFDRAFGRFNSFFANDNSFKLAFENFSYKPLLDMFSSGEEYVIKTDIPGVKKSNIDIKVENNLLTIKAEVSESKDSNSTSFISKERYVKKFARTISLADDADVSKMKSDYIDGVLTVTIPKK; from the coding sequence ATGAACTCTATTAATGATACTTTAAAAATTATAGGTTCTATACTTATTGTTGTGCTGTTGTGGCAGGGGTACATGATATATGAGCTCAAAAACACTATTGATGGCTCCAGCCACAGCAAAAGTTCAGTCGCAGTAGAGTTGTTGCAAAGTCCAGGTATTGTCAGGCTCGATCCTTTTAGGGAATTTCAAACAATGCAACAGGAGTTTGACAGGGCTTTTGGTAGATTCAACTCTTTTTTTGCTAACGATAACTCTTTTAAATTGGCTTTTGAGAACTTCTCATATAAGCCCTTGCTTGACATGTTCTCAAGCGGTGAAGAGTATGTTATTAAAACTGATATTCCAGGCGTTAAGAAAAGCAATATAGATATAAAAGTGGAAAATAACTTATTGACAATAAAAGCAGAGGTGAGTGAGTCTAAAGATAGCAACTCTACAAGTTTCATAAGTAAAGAGCGGTATGTGAAAAAGTTTGCGAGAACTATCTCTCTTGCAGATGATGCCGATGTTTCAAAGATGAAAAGTGACTACATTGATGGTGTGCTAACTGTTACAATTCCAAAAAAGTAG
- the ppsA gene encoding phosphoenolpyruvate synthase: MQYIRFFKELTIDDIPTVGGKNASLGEMYKNLTVKGINIPNGFATTSEAYWLLLEENNIKNSITEILSDLDISDTENLQKRGLAVRRLILDSHLPKQLIDELQEAYKTLSQEYGLDSIDVAVRSSGTAEDLPDASFAGQQETFLNVNTTDMLLESVKRCFASLFTDRAISYRTSRGFNHLKVALSVGVQKMVRSDKSSSGIMFTIDTESGSDSLVLINSIWGLGENVVSGRVNADEFFIFKPTLKNGIETILKHSLGSKKEKMLYADNGDRTYNVQTSKEEQNSFSINDSEVISLAKQAIIIEDHYNCPMDIEWAKDANDSKLYIVQARPETVKSKQKNDISIEKYSLALTEDAKILASGRAVGDKIGRGKIRIINDTSEFAYFNEGEVLVADTTNPDWEPIMKKASAVVTNRGSRTCHAAIVAREIGVPAVVGCTNATDVLESGVSVTVSCSQGDEGYIYEGELPYSVNKIDISNLTPTKTKLYMNVGNPAEAFNLAKMPNDGVGLARMEFIMTNSINAHPMVLVDMHKGKPVKDDAKIRTFMTPFRDSKEFFLQKLSEGVGTIAAAFYPKPVIIRCSDFKSNEYRNMLGGLAYEAVEENPMIGFRGASRYYDKSYKEAFEWECEALKRVRDDMGLKNIKIMIPFVRTPDEGKKVIDIMNSKGLIQGVNGLEIYAMCEIPANVILADEFLKIFNGYSIGSNDLTQLTLGIDRESSKIDHIFDERNEAVKRMLKMAIDACKKEGKYIGICGQAPSDYPEITEFLVENSIDSISLNPDSLYKMHKVVTDLETRS, encoded by the coding sequence ATGCAATATATTCGCTTCTTTAAAGAACTTACAATAGATGATATTCCAACGGTTGGCGGCAAAAATGCATCACTTGGGGAAATGTATAAGAATCTAACTGTTAAGGGAATAAACATTCCTAATGGTTTTGCTACAACAAGTGAGGCCTACTGGTTACTATTAGAAGAAAACAATATAAAAAACTCAATTACAGAGATATTGAGCGACCTTGATATCTCTGACACTGAGAACCTTCAAAAAAGAGGTCTGGCTGTTCGCAGACTAATTCTTGATTCACATCTTCCAAAACAATTAATTGATGAACTTCAAGAGGCATATAAAACTCTCTCCCAAGAGTATGGTCTAGACAGTATTGATGTTGCTGTACGTTCATCAGGCACTGCAGAAGATTTGCCAGATGCAAGTTTTGCAGGACAGCAAGAGACCTTTTTAAATGTTAACACAACTGATATGTTACTTGAGAGTGTTAAAAGGTGCTTTGCATCTTTGTTTACAGACCGTGCTATAAGCTACAGGACAAGTCGTGGTTTTAACCACCTTAAAGTTGCCCTCTCAGTAGGTGTGCAAAAGATGGTTCGTAGTGATAAATCATCAAGTGGTATTATGTTTACAATTGACACAGAGAGTGGCAGCGATAGTTTAGTGCTCATTAACTCTATATGGGGACTTGGTGAAAATGTAGTCAGCGGACGGGTAAATGCAGATGAATTTTTCATCTTTAAACCTACTCTGAAAAATGGCATAGAGACTATCTTAAAACACTCTCTTGGGAGCAAAAAAGAGAAGATGCTTTATGCTGATAATGGAGATAGAACGTACAACGTCCAAACAAGCAAAGAGGAGCAAAACAGTTTTTCAATTAATGATAGTGAAGTTATTAGCTTGGCCAAACAGGCGATAATTATCGAAGATCACTACAATTGTCCTATGGATATCGAGTGGGCGAAAGATGCAAACGATAGCAAACTATATATTGTTCAAGCAAGACCTGAAACCGTAAAAAGCAAACAAAAAAATGACATAAGCATTGAGAAATATTCTCTTGCTCTGACGGAAGATGCCAAGATACTTGCATCCGGACGTGCTGTTGGCGATAAAATCGGCAGAGGGAAAATAAGAATCATAAATGATACATCTGAATTTGCCTATTTTAATGAGGGTGAAGTTTTAGTTGCCGACACTACAAACCCTGATTGGGAACCTATCATGAAAAAAGCATCAGCAGTTGTAACCAACCGCGGAAGCCGTACATGTCATGCTGCAATAGTTGCTCGTGAAATTGGAGTACCTGCCGTTGTTGGATGTACTAACGCAACAGATGTGTTAGAGAGTGGTGTTAGCGTTACTGTTAGCTGTTCTCAGGGAGATGAGGGTTACATATATGAGGGTGAACTCCCATACTCGGTAAATAAAATTGATATCAGCAATCTTACCCCCACTAAAACTAAACTTTATATGAATGTTGGCAATCCCGCAGAAGCTTTTAACCTTGCCAAAATGCCTAATGATGGTGTCGGACTTGCCCGCATGGAGTTTATTATGACTAATTCCATAAACGCCCATCCAATGGTGCTTGTAGATATGCACAAAGGAAAACCGGTTAAGGATGATGCCAAAATCCGCACTTTTATGACTCCATTTAGAGATTCAAAGGAGTTCTTCTTGCAAAAATTAAGCGAAGGTGTCGGCACAATTGCGGCCGCTTTTTACCCGAAACCGGTAATTATAAGATGCAGCGATTTTAAGAGTAATGAGTACCGCAACATGCTTGGAGGTCTTGCTTATGAGGCAGTTGAAGAGAACCCTATGATAGGGTTTCGTGGGGCTAGCAGATACTATGATAAAAGCTATAAAGAGGCTTTTGAGTGGGAGTGTGAAGCATTAAAACGGGTACGTGACGATATGGGTCTTAAAAATATTAAAATTATGATTCCTTTTGTTCGCACACCGGATGAGGGTAAAAAAGTTATAGATATCATGAACTCAAAAGGGCTTATTCAAGGGGTAAATGGACTTGAGATATATGCAATGTGCGAAATACCGGCTAATGTTATCTTGGCAGATGAGTTTTTAAAAATATTTAACGGCTACTCCATTGGCTCAAACGACTTAACGCAGCTAACGCTCGGGATTGACCGTGAGAGTTCAAAGATAGACCATATATTTGATGAGAGGAATGAGGCTGTCAAGAGAATGCTAAAGATGGCTATTGATGCTTGCAAAAAAGAGGGTAAGTACATTGGCATCTGTGGTCAAGCGCCATCAGACTACCCGGAGATTACAGAGTTTTTAGTAGAAAACTCTATCGACTCAATATCCCTAAACCCTGACTCACTCTACAAAATGCATAAAGTGGTTACAGATTTGGAGACTAGGTCTTAG
- a CDS encoding SUV3 C-terminal domain-containing protein encodes MSKKNKKNSKINQKIRKYFDDDPFDVGIERVSSETLSELFHTLGIYDIEHNRDLLIKTARMIWSEADVEFRADVLNFFASNGTVYRSNAPKEPNLDREEKIDLILQELNVSNDEAALLHELYAEVRSKKITTSKVESKLRHIRFSIKKERLQKALDGVFDIDDSLEFNASLHYVLYAQSFHKILTLNTKQYDYEYLQDTDESVLISEISEEKERVVSLKQDEINNFIKNLPDPHKHLTQKEIASALRASPPKTKLSYPMIKNSVLEDIMKKSLGVVEIEVHDEELLVGLKQIFKLPHSDKEHEYNLELHVALNSLLEDIWKSEELDFSEVIQESKNEYENQFLNDLESIVDECRKYATLLHLSELELHSRVYSLLLDLLPQSLNITPKVIRKTVRRFVHSTHDQIIKKQRHALLARTIRDFKNLFPQARSMRRKLTLHIGPTNSGKTYEAMKKLEYADTGYYLAPLRLLALEGYESLKERGISASLITGEEQILDVDATHISSTIEMINFDVDVDVCVIDEVQMLDDRDRGWAWANAIIGAPAKEVIMTGSVNSKDAIIALAEYLGEELEIVEFERKNPLTLLETPTNVKDVEEGTAIIAFSRKDVLRLKQSFVAYFRVSVVYGNLSPEVRREEARRFRAGETEILIATDAIAMGMNLPIRTILFSKAEKFDGVTQRNLLPSEVHQISGRAGRFGLHEEGYVGALTSDVLGIVKKNFVKEAKTITIPFKVMANLEHIKLVGSILEENSLSEILQFFAKNMEFNGPFIAGNLDDMLEAALIVDTYDLDIATKYHLACAPLTLKSPYIVGAFERYLTALEKNMPVSYVEPHLAGSFAQTSDELLRAEDMVKEISLYLWLSYRFQDYFLDAHKARISRGVINRYIEESLQQSHLASRCRMCQVPLPLNTKYSICQSCFKRHYTTMGTRGRKRS; translated from the coding sequence ATGTCTAAAAAAAATAAAAAAAATAGTAAAATAAATCAGAAAATCAGAAAATACTTTGATGATGACCCTTTTGATGTTGGAATCGAGAGGGTAAGTTCTGAGACCTTAAGTGAGCTTTTTCACACTCTTGGCATCTATGATATTGAGCATAATAGAGATTTATTAATAAAAACAGCTAGAATGATATGGAGTGAAGCAGATGTTGAGTTCCGCGCTGATGTTTTAAACTTTTTTGCCTCAAATGGTACTGTCTACAGATCAAATGCTCCTAAAGAACCAAATCTCGATAGAGAAGAGAAAATAGATTTAATCCTGCAAGAGCTGAATGTATCTAATGATGAGGCAGCTCTGCTTCATGAGCTATATGCTGAAGTTAGAAGTAAGAAGATTACTACAAGCAAGGTGGAGTCAAAACTTCGTCACATTCGATTTAGCATCAAAAAGGAGAGACTTCAAAAAGCTCTTGATGGCGTTTTTGATATAGATGACTCTTTGGAGTTTAATGCCTCTTTGCACTATGTTCTTTATGCTCAAAGTTTTCATAAAATACTTACGTTAAACACTAAGCAATATGATTACGAGTATCTTCAAGATACAGATGAGTCGGTGCTCATTAGTGAGATTAGCGAAGAGAAAGAGAGAGTTGTATCCCTTAAGCAAGATGAGATAAACAACTTTATAAAAAATTTACCAGACCCTCATAAGCATTTAACGCAAAAAGAGATAGCAAGTGCCCTGCGTGCTTCACCTCCAAAAACGAAGCTATCTTACCCTATGATTAAAAACAGTGTACTTGAAGATATAATGAAAAAATCACTTGGAGTTGTTGAAATAGAAGTTCATGATGAAGAGCTTTTAGTCGGGCTAAAACAGATTTTTAAACTTCCACATTCAGATAAAGAACATGAGTATAATTTAGAGTTACATGTAGCCCTGAATTCACTTTTAGAAGATATTTGGAAATCTGAAGAGCTGGACTTTAGTGAGGTTATTCAAGAATCAAAAAATGAATATGAAAATCAGTTTTTAAATGACTTAGAGAGCATAGTAGATGAGTGCAGAAAATATGCGACACTTCTGCACCTTAGTGAGCTGGAACTGCATTCAAGAGTTTATAGCCTTTTGCTTGACTTACTTCCACAATCTTTAAATATAACACCAAAAGTAATACGAAAAACAGTAAGAAGGTTTGTCCACAGCACTCATGACCAGATAATTAAAAAACAGAGACATGCTCTGCTTGCAAGAACGATTAGAGATTTTAAAAACCTCTTTCCTCAGGCTAGAAGTATGAGAAGAAAGCTCACACTTCACATAGGACCTACAAATAGCGGTAAAACTTACGAGGCGATGAAGAAGCTGGAGTATGCTGATACAGGCTACTATCTTGCTCCTCTTAGGCTTCTTGCACTTGAAGGGTATGAGTCTCTCAAAGAGCGAGGCATATCAGCATCTCTTATAACAGGTGAAGAGCAGATTTTAGATGTAGATGCAACACATATAAGCTCAACCATAGAGATGATAAATTTTGATGTTGATGTCGATGTTTGTGTGATTGATGAGGTTCAAATGCTAGATGACCGTGACCGTGGATGGGCATGGGCAAATGCAATTATCGGAGCACCTGCCAAAGAGGTGATAATGACAGGCTCTGTAAATTCAAAAGATGCGATTATTGCACTTGCGGAGTACCTTGGAGAAGAGCTTGAGATAGTTGAATTTGAGAGAAAAAATCCCCTTACACTTCTAGAGACTCCAACAAATGTAAAAGATGTTGAAGAGGGGACAGCAATTATTGCCTTTAGTAGAAAAGATGTTTTAAGACTAAAGCAAAGTTTCGTGGCTTATTTTAGAGTAAGTGTTGTGTATGGAAACCTCTCTCCTGAAGTGAGACGTGAAGAGGCTAGAAGATTTAGGGCAGGGGAGACAGAGATACTAATAGCTACAGACGCGATTGCCATGGGGATGAATCTACCTATAAGAACTATACTTTTTTCTAAGGCTGAAAAGTTTGATGGAGTGACTCAAAGAAATCTATTGCCATCAGAAGTTCATCAAATTTCAGGTCGTGCGGGAAGGTTCGGATTGCATGAAGAAGGGTATGTTGGAGCTTTAACTTCAGACGTCTTGGGTATAGTTAAAAAGAACTTTGTTAAAGAGGCAAAAACTATCACTATACCTTTTAAAGTTATGGCAAATCTAGAACACATAAAGCTTGTAGGAAGCATTTTAGAAGAAAATTCATTAAGTGAAATATTGCAGTTCTTTGCTAAAAACATGGAGTTTAACGGTCCATTTATAGCAGGTAATTTAGATGATATGTTAGAAGCTGCTTTAATAGTTGATACTTACGATTTAGATATAGCTACGAAATACCATCTTGCATGTGCTCCTCTTACTTTAAAGTCTCCATATATTGTAGGAGCTTTTGAGAGATACTTAACAGCACTGGAAAAGAATATGCCTGTTTCATATGTAGAACCACACCTTGCTGGAAGTTTTGCTCAAACATCAGATGAACTTTTACGTGCAGAGGACATGGTAAAAGAGATTTCACTCTATCTTTGGCTTAGCTATAGATTTCAAGATTATTTCTTGGATGCACATAAAGCTCGTATATCTAGAGGTGTTATAAATAGGTACATAGAAGAATCCCTGCAACAAAGTCATTTAGCTTCAAGATGCAGAATGTGTCAGGTGCCTTTGCCTCTTAATACAAAGTACAGTATCTGCCAGTCGTGCTTTAAAAGACACTACACTACAATGGGAACCAGAGGTCGAAAGAGAAGCTAA
- a CDS encoding diguanylate cyclase produces the protein MQEINAELIHLHECTFNNISLLEQILNELNSAVVAKELDWIANSDIYANEIKTNLEKHFATDYGDDIKRVLNSFQDYYITAKKVSTKLINSNYNYENINSDTALLVKKYNNIYELFNNLKLKLKDKIEQNMNSIYENSNSVISNGSYIFILWLSVSIIVTVYISQDFKFRINQIVEETRQIASGDADFNKRLCIVSYDELGDVTKSINLFINKLHQEHEELVATKEELKSLYVLDSLTKLYNRVKIDEIIDIEIQRINRYINNSVFSIIIIDIDHFKSINDTHGHLVGDTVLEEFALILKNNARATDYVGRWGGEEFIIICIETDANGAMSVAEKLRTSIEKFDFTTVGHKTASFGVASSTKGIDAKTILDNADKALYRAKNNGRNQVINYSNLL, from the coding sequence ATGCAAGAGATCAATGCTGAACTAATACATCTGCATGAGTGTACTTTTAATAATATATCACTTTTAGAACAAATACTCAATGAGCTAAACAGTGCCGTAGTTGCAAAAGAGTTAGATTGGATTGCTAATTCAGATATTTACGCAAATGAAATTAAAACCAATCTAGAAAAACATTTTGCTACTGATTATGGGGATGATATTAAAAGGGTTTTGAATTCATTTCAGGACTATTATATAACTGCTAAAAAAGTATCCACCAAATTAATAAACAGTAACTATAACTATGAGAATATCAACAGTGATACTGCGTTACTTGTAAAAAAATATAATAACATTTATGAGCTATTTAATAATTTAAAATTAAAGCTCAAAGATAAAATTGAACAAAATATGAATTCAATATATGAAAATTCTAATTCTGTCATATCAAACGGAAGTTATATATTTATACTTTGGCTTTCAGTTTCCATTATTGTTACAGTTTACATCTCTCAAGATTTCAAGTTTAGGATAAACCAAATTGTAGAAGAGACAAGACAAATAGCATCTGGTGATGCAGATTTTAATAAAAGACTCTGCATTGTATCCTATGATGAACTAGGAGATGTCACAAAATCTATCAACCTATTTATAAATAAACTTCATCAAGAGCATGAAGAGTTGGTTGCCACAAAGGAGGAATTGAAGAGCTTATACGTTCTTGACTCACTAACTAAACTTTACAATAGAGTTAAAATTGATGAAATTATCGACATTGAAATACAAAGAATTAACAGATATATAAATAATAGTGTCTTTTCTATAATTATCATTGATATAGATCACTTTAAATCCATTAATGACACTCATGGACACTTGGTAGGGGACACTGTTTTAGAAGAGTTTGCATTAATTTTAAAGAACAATGCAAGAGCTACAGATTATGTTGGAAGATGGGGTGGAGAAGAGTTTATTATAATTTGTATTGAGACAGATGCTAATGGTGCAATGTCAGTAGCTGAAAAGTTAAGAACGTCTATAGAAAAGTTTGATTTCACAACCGTAGGGCACAAAACTGCCAGCTTTGGAGTTGCTAGCAGCACAAAAGGGATTGATGCGAAAACTATTTTAGATAATGCCGATAAAGCACTCTACAGAGCAAAAAATAATGGTCGTAACCAAGTCATAAATTATTCAAACTTACTTTAG
- a CDS encoding nicotinate-nucleotide--dimethylbenzimidazole phosphoribosyltransferase yields the protein MKTYNIFTNEEDSLPVGKADFLLAASVTRTCEIEGITQAGIPGMIPLTPTLDAEFITSQKVFSLGELAETPTGVPTPAIITRAVHNLTPFSSIEILNLGLNISPQNTTCQSFGISPSDSIVTGANIDARDIFHKGMKAGKSYELKGSYLILAESTPSGTTTATATALALGYECKNDFSSSFLNVPNSIKDETIQKALSLINEDMDKFEKLSHVSDNMLIFCAGFLLEASRRFHIVLAGGTQMAACLLVADALREDVLMRVKSDNITLATTSWVANDEHSDIAHILSLLSYKPHAVYTSFSFEKAAIPILKKYDDGEAKEGVGAGASLGYACANKTTNEELLEAIEYILYTQ from the coding sequence TTGAAAACATATAATATTTTTACAAATGAAGAGGATTCTCTGCCAGTTGGCAAAGCAGACTTTCTTTTAGCTGCCTCAGTTACAAGGACATGTGAGATAGAGGGGATAACTCAGGCTGGAATCCCCGGTATGATTCCTCTTACGCCGACACTAGATGCAGAGTTTATAACAAGCCAAAAAGTTTTCTCTTTAGGGGAGCTTGCGGAGACTCCGACAGGTGTTCCAACTCCGGCTATTATTACAAGAGCGGTTCATAACCTGACACCTTTTAGCTCCATAGAGATTTTAAATCTAGGTCTTAATATATCTCCTCAAAATACTACATGTCAAAGTTTTGGCATTTCACCATCAGACTCCATCGTCACTGGTGCAAATATAGATGCAAGAGATATTTTTCACAAAGGTATGAAAGCTGGAAAAAGTTATGAACTAAAGGGTAGCTACCTAATACTTGCAGAGAGTACTCCAAGCGGAACTACCACAGCCACTGCAACTGCCTTGGCTTTGGGATATGAATGCAAGAATGACTTCTCTTCTAGTTTTTTAAATGTACCAAACTCCATCAAAGATGAAACTATCCAAAAAGCCCTCTCACTTATAAATGAAGATATGGACAAATTTGAGAAACTCTCACATGTAAGTGATAATATGCTTATCTTTTGTGCCGGTTTTTTGCTTGAAGCTTCAAGAAGATTCCATATAGTTCTAGCAGGAGGAACTCAAATGGCAGCCTGTCTGCTTGTAGCAGATGCCCTTAGAGAAGATGTTTTAATGCGGGTAAAAAGTGACAATATCACTCTAGCAACTACCTCTTGGGTGGCAAATGACGAGCACTCAGACATAGCTCATATCCTCTCTCTTCTAAGTTATAAGCCTCACGCCGTTTATACAAGCTTTTCATTTGAAAAAGCTGCCATACCAATACTAAAAAAATATGATGATGGTGAAGCAAAAGAGGGTGTAGGAGCTGGAGCATCACTTGGCTACGCTTGTGCAAATAAAACCACAAATGAAGAACTTTTAGAAGCAATTGAGTATATTTTATACACTCAGTAA
- a CDS encoding histidine phosphatase family protein codes for MQITLVRHAEVDEAYHSCYNGHNNIGLSVRGHKQAKELAKSLDSINFDAMFCSDLFRAKESIKYSVHKENIIYTDKLREKFWGKHEGMKFDDIIAQKEIKYIDFLQWIDALDGEPYEEYIKRVRKFFLEYLPTLNKEHILVVTHAGVIRVLLSIIKNITLEEAFSIKIDYGDLIIENI; via the coding sequence ATGCAAATAACCTTAGTTCGACATGCAGAGGTGGATGAGGCATATCATAGTTGCTATAACGGACATAACAACATAGGTTTATCTGTAAGAGGTCATAAGCAGGCAAAAGAGTTAGCAAAAAGCTTAGACTCTATAAACTTTGATGCTATGTTTTGTTCAGACCTGTTCCGTGCCAAAGAGAGTATCAAATACTCTGTGCATAAAGAAAATATTATATACACCGACAAACTAAGAGAGAAGTTTTGGGGAAAACATGAGGGGATGAAGTTTGATGATATTATTGCCCAAAAAGAGATAAAGTATATAGATTTTTTGCAGTGGATTGACGCCCTTGACGGGGAGCCATACGAAGAGTATATCAAAAGGGTGAGAAAGTTTTTTTTAGAGTATCTTCCAACTCTAAACAAAGAGCATATATTGGTTGTAACTCACGCAGGCGTTATACGAGTTCTTCTGAGTATAATAAAAAACATAACACTAGAAGAAGCATTTAGCATTAAAATAGATTACGGAGATTTGATAATTGAAAACATATAA